The genomic DNA AAAAGGATTGGACTTCCGTTAACAAAACATATCCATTACATTCTGGAGATTCTCTTTTTATTAGAAAAGGTATTTACAATACAAAGCAATATTTCGAGGAAGATTATTGTACCATTCTATTTTTTATTACTGAAGACTTTATAAGACACTTCATAACGAATAATGCATCGGTTATAAAATCTGCAAGTCCAAAAGAATATTACGATCAAATATTCCCCATACATGTTACCAACTCGTTAAACTCGCTATTTCTATCTGTTTTTAACTATTTTGATATGGGTGGTGAAATTCCTAGAGAATTAGTTGAAATAAAATTTAACGAACTACTTTTTAACATCGCACTCAATCCTGCCAATCAAGATTTGATTAGTTTCTTTAATACATTAAGACAAGTTGAAAAAACCAGCATTCAGGATATTATGATGAAAAATTTCCATTATGATTTGCAATTGGAAGAATATGCACGTCTTTGCGGAAGAAGCCTATCTACCTTCAAAAGAGATTTTAAAGCACACTTTAATGAAACACCTGGTAAATGGTTAACTAACACACGCTTAGACTATGCAAAAACCTTGTTGCAAAATTCAGAATTGAATATCAATGAGGTGTGTTATGAAAGTGGTTTTAAAAACACATCTCACTTTAATAGTAGTTTTAAACAAAAGTTTAGCTACCCTCCAAATCAATACCGAAACCTCCATTTAGCTACTTAGTCCACATTTTTTTGATTTGAACTTTTTAGAAAGAAAGTTGGACTTTTAAGAACATTCTAAACCTCCGTTTCAGAATACTTTTGGCATATCATTTAAAATCAATATGTCATGAAAAAAGTATTAATGTTCTTGTATTCAATTATCGCTTACCTTATCGGGTTTGCATCTTTATTATTATGGATTATATCAGTAAGTGATTTAGTTCCAGAAATATCTATAGATCAAACCGCTACCCTACCTTTTCACTTAGCCTTACTTAAAAACTTTGGTTTAGTAGCACTCTTTGGCGTGCAACACAGCGTAATGGCCAGACAGTCGTTTAAAACGGCATTTGCCAAGTATTTCCCAAAACCTGTAGAACGTAGCACGTTTGTACTGATTTCAGGATTGTTACTCGTGCTTTTAGTTTTAGAATGGGCACCTATGGGCGGTTCTGTATGGAAATTACAATCTGGTAGCATTCTGTATTATCTGGCTTATATTATGTTTTTTTCTGGTTGGGCAATTCTGTTTATCAGTACGTTTTTAATCAATCATTTTGATTTGTTCGGATTGCGCCAAACCTATTTAGAGCTCAGAAACAAACCTTATACAACCCTTAATTTTAAGGTGGTTTCGTTTTACAAATATGTACGTCATCCTTTATATTTTGGTGGTATCCTTGGGTTATGGGCAACGCCGAATATGACAGTAACACACTTGGTTTTTGCAATGGGTTTAACCGCCTATTTTGTAATAGGCACCTTGCTTGAAGAACGTGACCTCAAAAAGGAATTTGGAAAAGCATATAAAGCGTATCAATCTAAAACACGCATGTTGATTCCGTTTCCAAAAAGAATAAAGTAACATCATGAAAACAGATACCAAATTAAGAAGGAACCAACTCTTTTTACCCATGGGATTTGGTTGGTATACAGGGGCAAAACCTTCAGTAAAAAAACCAATTAATCGACCAACAGAAAACATAGATAAAGTTTACTACACATAAAAAATTAATAGTGTCCAATAAAAATTTGTAAAACAGTCCGAATGATAGACTGGGTATAGGTCACAATATTTTTTTAATAGGTACCCTTGTTTTTACAGCAAGTAGAGATTTATAAACTTTCTGAAAATGATGAATTTGCTGTAAAATGGATTATCAGTTAGTTAAAAACAAAATCTTGATTCTATGTTCTATCAGCGCAGCGGTCTTGACTCTAGTATTGGACAACAATAATAAAAAATTAAAAAACAATATATTATGAAACATCTATTTTTAACGCTAGTGGCACTATTTATATATGCAACTAGCAATGCACAACAAAATGACCTTGCTTTTTTAAGTAAGAGTGACGCTGAAACGACACATAAGTTTAAAAGAAAAACAGCACATTACGGCAATGCCTATTTTAGAACTGTTGCCATTTATAGCACTTCAAAAATTGTTACTGATTTGCAACAAGAGGTTTTAAATTTCAACTTAAAAAACGATGCTATTTTCGATAAATCGGAAAGAGCGACTTACCGCATAGTATTTAATAAAAACCAAGGAAAAGCGGTTGTGACTTATAATACTGACGGCACTATTATAGCGTCAAAAGAAACCTATAAAAACATAAAATTGCCTTATGAATTGCGGGTTAAAATATCAAAAATATACCCGGAATGGGCTTTTGAGAAAAATATATATACTCTTAATTATCTCAATAATAAAGACCTGAAAGCGCTTTATACCATTCAAATTAAAAAAGGAAACGCTAAAAAACGACTTAAGTTTAATGATAGGTATCAACGTATTGATTAAAACTAAAAGAGACCGTCTAAAAAGTGATTAATCTTGTCAGTTTTAGACAGCCTTTTTCATCACAAAAACAAAATCAAAATAAACTGTATTAATTCTTATGAACCAATGAAAGTTCAACTTGATTACTATCAACTATTTTATTTTTAGATCTGTATACCCAGGCTATTTGCCCTAACTGGGCTACAATTTTAATAGAATCCTTCATTGAAAGTTTTGATCCATCAGCGTGAATCCAACGTTTTAAAGGTTTTTCACAGATATAACTTTTAGCTTTTTCAATACCAAAATGAATAGACATTCTTTTAAATATTTCAACATCAAAAATCCATTGGGTAACAAATTTTTTGTCAAATGCTAGTTGTATCACATCTTTACGGAAGATTTTTGCACCACATTGTGTGTCCTTAAAGTTCATTCCTAGAATTTTTCGGATGATGAAATTAATCGTCATACTTATAATTTTTCTAGCAGATTCCTTAGTAATATTAGCCCCCATTCTGCTTATTCTAGATCCGCTAACTATTTTAAAGTCTGAGTTTTCAATAGTAGATACCAGTTCATCAAAATCTTTTAAGTCTGTAGATAAATCTGCATCTAAGAAGCCTATAAAATCTAAATCTGCTTTTTCGACCATATGCAACATTCCCAATCTTACAGCTTCTGCCTTACCGCCATTTTTTTCGCAGTTGTAAACAGTAATGTAATCTTCTCGTCCTTTTCTCAAATTATTTAGTACTTCTAAGGTATTATCGGTACTCCCATCATTTACAAAGCACAAATGATACCCTGTATTCTTATCAATAAAATTGGTAAATTCAGCACTTAACAAACGATCTTCTTCATTGTAACATGGTATCACCACGCCTACACAGCGTTGTTGAATCACCACATGGCTATTGTTTGTATTACTAAATGTAACCGTTGGCTGTCCTATTAAGCGCTTGATTCGTGCACATATTTCGTTTAAACTTAAAGGTTTTTTCATGTAGTCGTTAATACCCAAATCAAAACCAGCAGTAATAACTTTATCTTCTGTATTTCCAGAAAGAACCATTACTGGTGTATCTTTTCGTTTAGAGTTTCTGATATACTTTACAATTTCCAATCCTGAAACTGTAGGCATATTAATATCAACAATGACTAAATCAGGGTTAAAACTATCATACTGAGATATGCCTTTATTAGCATCAGTTTCAATTCTAACGTCGTATCCTAATTCGTTTAATCTTTTTTGCAATGGTAGCAACACGAGTTGCTGATCATCAATAGCTAAAATTTTCATAAATAGATGTTTTTGTGATTATTTACACTCCAAAAGTATTATGATTGGTGTAAGAAAAAGTCTATTTTAGCCTAATAAGACATTTTGTGTAGACGAATGGTAATTAAGTGTAGACGACCAATAAAGCTAACCGAAAACACTTTATATACCTTTATATTATCAAAAAAATTATAAGCATTGCCACCAAAAACGTCAAATAAATACTTAATTGCTGCTTTACTTATAGGTATAGCATTTCATGGGACCTCTATCTTTTTTACTTTAGAGGGTACTTACGATGCCTTAATTCATTTGTTTTTTGCTGAGCATTATTCGAGCAGTTGGTTTGAACCCTGGAACTACAAGTGGTATACAGGCTTTACGGTTATGAGTTATCCGCCGCTAGTGCATCAAGGCATCGCTGCATTATCATTAATAGGTGGTTTAAAATTTGGATTATTTACTGTTGCCCTTATCAGCATTGTTTTATTTATAACGGGTGTCTATCGGTTTTCACTGTTAATGACTTCCAGTAGAACTGCAGCAGGTTATGCAGCTATTTTAGCCGTATTATCATCGTCGTTTGTAGAAACCCTACATGTGTTTGGACAATTACCAAGTATTATAGGAATCTCGGTTTTAATGCATGCTTTACCAGAAATTTATTTATGGTTAAAGACAGGTAAATACCGTTACTTACTCACCAGTTTATCTCTAATAGCTGTAACAGTGACCTCGCATCATGTTACCCCTATTTTCGGAATGATCTTCTTTATATTTCCCTTAATTGGTATGGTGATTATGGATGCGTCTAGAGAGCAGGTTAATACCATGAAAGAAGTCAGATTTAAGGTGTTCCTAAGAAGCTTTTTTAAGCTTTTTAAACGTATTGTTGGCTTTGGATTACTTTCACTAGTCATTATTGTGGGATGCATTCTTCCCTATTGGATTAATTCTAAAAACAACCCCATTACGCAAGTTCCTATACCACATGGTTCCAGAGATAATTTTCTTGAGGTTACGTCTTCTGGATTGGTTTTCTTTTTAATCCCCTGGGGCATTTTACTTATTCTCTTACCCTATATATTTTATAGATATTATAGCAAACGTTATTTGTTTTTTGGACTATCTATAACCCTTTTAACTGTTTTAGGAACAGGAGGTACAACCCCAATTCCTAAAATGATCTTGGGAGATACTGCTTTTAATATATTAACTTTAGATAGGTTCACGCTTTGGGCCTCTATTATGTCTTTGCCCCTTTTCGGTGAATTTGCCTATCGTTTTGTTGAGGGAGATCTAAAAACACGCATTCAAAATACATTTGGTGCTATATATCATAGAATTATAGGGGGTATTCTTGCTGGTTTATTTTTATTTATGACGATTTTCACGATGAGTTTGGGCTACTTCAGACCTTCACAACCGCAGAAAATAAAGATGCTTCCTATTGTTAATTTCCTCAATCAAGATCAGCATGATCATTGGCGTTATATGACCTTAGGTTTTGGTGATCAAATGGCATGGTTATCCGCGCAAACCAAAGCCTTGTCCGTAGATGGCAATTACCACTCAGCAAGACGATTACCCGAACTTACCACACGCCCTATTGAGCGCTTAGAAAATTCAAAATTTAAAGGGGTTGAAGGTATTGGTTCTTTACAGCAGTTTTTAACGACACCAGAAAAATATCATTTAAAGTATATTTTTTCTAATGATAAATTTTACGACCCTATTTTATATTTCTGTGGCTGGCAGCGCTTACGACAATTAGAAAATGGTATTATGGTTTGGGAAAAACTTAATGTCCCTCCTATGCCTTCCATATTACCAAAAGACGATGTTGCACTATGGCAAAAAATCCTTTGGGGTGTTATGCCTTTTTTAACGGTTCTTATTGCTTTTATACTGAATATTCAAATGTTATGGATACGCGCTTTAAAAACCAAAGAAAAAATAACTCCAGCATATTTAAATTTTAAAAACAACTACACAAGCTTTTCAAAAGGCGTTTTAAAAGTCACTCATATTTGGTCTATTATTCTTGCCATATTTGTTAATTATGGTATTTACTTATTCTATATCAAGAATGATTCACATCGTTCTCCAGAACATGTGATCATGGCCTATTACGATGCCTTGGATTTTAAAGCTTTTGAAAAAGCGCATCGTTTAATTAATCCCGAAAGTCATTTACCCATAGCCCAATATATGCTTGAAATATCGGTAACTGATGGGTTATTAAGTTCGTATGCAAAATTAGATGCCCTTAAGACTATTGTAACGAGTAAAACGGATAGTTTAGCTAGTGTGAAAGTGATAACCGATTGGATTACACCTTTAGAAAAAATTAATAAAGTAGATTATAAATCGCTTGTTAAAAAGGATGGTAAATGGTTTCTTCAACCCGAAGATATCAATCTGGACTTGCCTCCAGATCAGTTATATTCAGATAACTCAACGCGTTACTTTAATCAAGGTAGACGACGCATCACCACCGAGCAAACCCACCACGAGGATGTTTTAAAACAACCTGTTTTAGAAATTCTTTCGGCTAAATTGGTAAAACAGGACAATCATTATGCCATTATTGGAGCCATTCAAAATATTGATAATGTTCCCGCAGACGTTGTCCTAAAGGGAACACTTTATAATGATGACAATAAAGAACTAGCCACTTATAACGCCAAACATCAGGTCAAACATAAATTAATGCCTAAAGAAGTGAGTGCTTTTAGAATTAATTTTGAAGGGATTGCTTGGTCTAAAACACAAGATTCTATTCCTAAAACTTTTAATCCAGATGAATTTACGCCTGTGGAATTTGATGAGCAACCCACAAAATTCAATTTACAAGTTGCTGGTAATGTATCTGGTTCCGATTTATATAAAGCAACCACTATAAGTGCCTTAAATATCACTTCAGAATCTATTAAAGGGAATTTGTTTAATTCTGGATTAGAAGAAGTCACCATTCCACAACTAATTATTTCGTATTACGATACTAATAAAACCATGATCTGGGTAGATCATTTATTTCTTGAAGAAGGCATCAGACAACAAAGACAGCAACCTTTTGAATACAAACTACTTCAAAATAATACTATAAAACTTATTAATAGTGATATGACGAACTGTTTTGTAAATGGCTTACCTAATGAAGCTATTTCAAATAAAGTGGTGCCGAATAGAATTGAAGATCAAACACAATCTGTTTTGCAACCCATATCACATTCTCATTATAGTTATGTGAAAATTGAAGTTAACACCTATATAGGAAATCCAAATTAATGATGCATAAACTCACATACATACTAGCCATTGTTTTGATGTTTATAGGGTCTTTTTCGCTTGTAGGGCAATCTGAAATAAAGAATACTTTCAAACTTTTAACCCATGACACTGAATTTGAAGCTGGACATAGCATCTTATTAAAATTTTCTGGTGATGGTGAAACTAATCCTTTATTATATTGTACCAATAGTTATGGTTCCGTTTTAATTCAGGGCACTAATAAGAACAAAATATTAGCGTTTGAAATACCTAAAAGTATAGCAAACAAAACGGGGTTAGTGAATTGGAAACTATTGACTAACGGTACTAACCTATCTGGAAAATTTAATATCACTCCTAAACAAAAGGTTAGTAAAATGGAAACTTATCTGGGACCACCAAGTATTGAAGCTGGTGGAACCGATTATTCGATGCTAGTCGTTATTCCAACAGATCCTCTTGATAATCCATTGCAAGACAGTACTCAGGTTAACGTAAAGCATCAATTTTTAACTTCAGAATATAATAATGCTATTTATACTAATTATTTAATAGCCTATAAAAACCTGTATTCTGAGACTAAATCTGGTCGCATGCTTATTAGTTCGGATGCCTTAGGCACCCATTCTAAAGAATACACTGTTAATGTTTTACCTGCTATTCCTGCTAATTTTAAGATCTCGTATCAACAACATCATAACTATGCCGACGGCAATCAAATTACAACATTTACAACCTCTATAATTGAGGACAAATACGATAACATCGTTAGCGATGGTACTTATGTAGATTTCTTTATTACAAACAAAGACAATAACATTCTTAAAACATCTGGCACGACAATTAATGGTATTGCCACCGCTAAAATGATCCATCCAGACCATGAAGATACCTGGTCGGTGAAGGCATTTATAGAAGGTATGGCAGAAAGCGATAACATATCACTTAATTTTAAACAAGTAATCACAGATTTTGAGGTCGCCTTTTCAGATGATTCCAGAACCATTACTATTGGTCCCTTGCAAAGTTTTATGAAACAAATGATCCCTGATGGCTTGCAAGTAAAACTACATTTTTACCAAAACGACACAAAAATTAAAACACTTTTAAAAAGTTCTTTTGAAGGGTTTGTAACATTCAAATTAAACGAAGATATTATACCTGTACCAAGCGATATAAATGACACCTTTAAAATCATCATAGAGACAGCTCGTATTGAAAAATCATTTGAAAACATAAAGCTATAATGAACATTAACAGAAACATATTACGTAGTATTCTGGTACTTTCTTATGTATTGGTTATTGGTTTTATCATTTATGGTTTTAGTGCCTTATATAGCTATCTGAATACGGGTGCAGATAGAAGTAATATGTTGCATACTCATGTTAAAAAAATCGATCAATATCTCCCAAAAATCATCTGGGAAGCGCTTGAAAATGAAGGCAGGTCTATGGACGAACAAACCTTAGCGCGTATTGAAACTAATTATTTAGATGCCTGGTATATAAAACATTTGGCGTACCAAACCAATACAAAAAAGGGTATCGACAATTATTACACGGAAAATGCACGTAAAAACATCTACGCCATTATCGATGAAAATCTTGAGGCTGGCGTGACTATTCAAAGCACCACATTACAACACCAACCAAAATTAGAGTTTTTTAGTGAAGATGGTCAATTAGTCGTTATTACTGATAAAAATGTGGTTGAATACAAACGTATTTATAAAAATGAGACTTTACTCTTAGAAACGACTGATGTATCCTCCTATAAAATCATTTTACTCCTGGAAGATGGGTTTTGGCGTATTCGACATATGGTAAAAGAAACGAGTGCCAACTTTAAACCTAATCACAAAATCGTTTCAAATAAAAGTATAGATATTAAAGGTATCAATTATTACCCGCAAGCCTCTCCCTGGAACATGTTTGGTGAGCAATTTGATGCAAACATTATTTCTAAAGACCTTAAACGTATTAAAGAAGCAGGCTTAAACAGCATTCGTATTTTTGTGCCTTATGCCGCTTTTGGTAAAGCGAATGTCGATTCTGAAAAGCTTAAAAAGCTAGTACAAGTCATGGATCTTGCTGAAACGGAACACATAAAAGTTATGGTCACGCTTTTTGATTTTTATGGGGATTATGCTGTTTTAGACTGGACTTTAAATCATCGTCACGCAGAAACCATCATATCCAAATTAAAAGACCACAACGCTCTGTTTGCCTGGGATATTAAAAATGAACCCAATTTAGATTTCGAATCTCGTAACAAAACAAACGTTATGGCGTGGTTGGACCATATGATAAACTTGGTAAAGTCATTAGATTCGGAACATCCCGTAACCATTGGCTGGTCTAATGCAGAAAGTGCAACACTTTTAAAAGACAAGGTTGATTTTGTATCTTTTCACTATTATGAAGCGTTAGACGATTTAGAAACCACCTTTAACAACTTAAAAACAGAAATAACAGACAAACCTATTGCTATTACTGAATTTGGTATATCGTCTTATAATGGTTTATGGAATCCATTTGGAAATTCGGAAACAGACCAAGCGGAATATCATAAGGACTCCCAAACCATCTTTTCTGAAAATAGCATCCCTTTTATGTCCTGGACTTTATATGACTTTACAGATATACCAAAAGAAGTTGTGGGTAGACTTCCCTGGCGTAAAAATAATCAAAAACGTTTTGGTTTTATAAATGAAAATGGGGTTGAAAAAGAAGCTTATAAGTATATTAACCATCCTTGATATTACCCGTAAACTGAAGAATATTATCAAAATAAATGGACTGACGGACTTGGCTGAAAGCTCTAAACTTTGGGTTAAGTACCAAGACCGTATTTACTTTTCGGTGTTGTGTTTAGTTTTTACTTTTCAACTTATTATATTTATTTATAAAAACAAAAGCTAAACCTCTGCTACCGCTAGTATTTACTAGTGGCGGCAAGTCTTGTCTCGTCCAATAAAAAATAATTTAGAAAAGCTATTACTTCTCTGTAAAAGCTTTCTCTTTTTCCTTCTTACACTTAAAACTTACTCAGTACGCCACTAGTAAATACTAGCGGTAGCACATACTATGGAGCAGCAGGGGAATATCATAAAGAAGCTCAAACCATCTTTTC from Flavivirga abyssicola includes the following:
- a CDS encoding response regulator: MKILAIDDQQLVLLPLQKRLNELGYDVRIETDANKGISQYDSFNPDLVIVDINMPTVSGLEIVKYIRNSKRKDTPVMVLSGNTEDKVITAGFDLGINDYMKKPLSLNEICARIKRLIGQPTVTFSNTNNSHVVIQQRCVGVVIPCYNEEDRLLSAEFTNFIDKNTGYHLCFVNDGSTDNTLEVLNNLRKGREDYITVYNCEKNGGKAEAVRLGMLHMVEKADLDFIGFLDADLSTDLKDFDELVSTIENSDFKIVSGSRISRMGANITKESARKIISMTINFIIRKILGMNFKDTQCGAKIFRKDVIQLAFDKKFVTQWIFDVEIFKRMSIHFGIEKAKSYICEKPLKRWIHADGSKLSMKDSIKIVAQLGQIAWVYRSKNKIVDSNQVELSLVHKN
- a CDS encoding glycoside hydrolase family 2 TIM barrel-domain containing protein; protein product: MMNINRNILRSILVLSYVLVIGFIIYGFSALYSYLNTGADRSNMLHTHVKKIDQYLPKIIWEALENEGRSMDEQTLARIETNYLDAWYIKHLAYQTNTKKGIDNYYTENARKNIYAIIDENLEAGVTIQSTTLQHQPKLEFFSEDGQLVVITDKNVVEYKRIYKNETLLLETTDVSSYKIILLLEDGFWRIRHMVKETSANFKPNHKIVSNKSIDIKGINYYPQASPWNMFGEQFDANIISKDLKRIKEAGLNSIRIFVPYAAFGKANVDSEKLKKLVQVMDLAETEHIKVMVTLFDFYGDYAVLDWTLNHRHAETIISKLKDHNALFAWDIKNEPNLDFESRNKTNVMAWLDHMINLVKSLDSEHPVTIGWSNAESATLLKDKVDFVSFHYYEALDDLETTFNNLKTEITDKPIAITEFGISSYNGLWNPFGNSETDQAEYHKDSQTIFSENSIPFMSWTLYDFTDIPKEVVGRLPWRKNNQKRFGFINENGVEKEAYKYINHP
- a CDS encoding methyltransferase family protein, translating into MFLYSIIAYLIGFASLLLWIISVSDLVPEISIDQTATLPFHLALLKNFGLVALFGVQHSVMARQSFKTAFAKYFPKPVERSTFVLISGLLLVLLVLEWAPMGGSVWKLQSGSILYYLAYIMFFSGWAILFISTFLINHFDLFGLRQTYLELRNKPYTTLNFKVVSFYKYVRHPLYFGGILGLWATPNMTVTHLVFAMGLTAYFVIGTLLEERDLKKEFGKAYKAYQSKTRMLIPFPKRIK
- a CDS encoding helix-turn-helix domain-containing protein, with protein sequence MTLDVFKYFKNDPKNNKLIGDDYLFVEYKCPIEVEKFKLWTDTPFITYVISGKKDWTSVNKTYPLHSGDSLFIRKGIYNTKQYFEEDYCTILFFITEDFIRHFITNNASVIKSASPKEYYDQIFPIHVTNSLNSLFLSVFNYFDMGGEIPRELVEIKFNELLFNIALNPANQDLISFFNTLRQVEKTSIQDIMMKNFHYDLQLEEYARLCGRSLSTFKRDFKAHFNETPGKWLTNTRLDYAKTLLQNSELNINEVCYESGFKNTSHFNSSFKQKFSYPPNQYRNLHLAT